AGCTTTTACTCTCCAAGTGGCTCTATTATTTGTAGCTATTGTTCCTCTCTTCTCTAGTGAATACTTATAATCTTTTTCTTTTAAAAATCTCTCTATTACTTCTTCTTTTTCAGGTTTATATATTATCCATATTATCCCAGATAGTTCTCTATTATCAATATACTCTAATTTTTCTTCTTTTAAAAGAGAAAAAATATCTTTTTCATTTTTATTTTTTTCATTAAAAATATTTTTTGTTGTGATTCCATTTCATTTTTAATTTTAGAATTTTCTATTTTTAGAACTAATTCTGGAATTTTAATTTCTTTATCCTCTATATTATTTACTTCTTTAGTGATTTCTATTTCCTCTATATTTCCTTGTTCTTTCCAAAGTTCCATTATTTCAAAAGATCTACTTTTTATTTTATTTAACAGTTCTTCTTCTCTTATTTCATAATTTTCACTTTTAGTTTTTTCAGGATATATTCCCTTTTTTTCTAATTTTTCCAATACTTCTTTCATTGTATCCTCTGGGTTTCTAAAATATCTACTTCCTCTTATTCTAATAAAATCCCATCCACAACGTTCTAGTATGTCTTGACGTTCTATATCCTGTTTTACTTGTTCTTCTGTACTATGCCATCTCTCCCCATCACACTCTATAGCTACTCTTTTATTCTCAAAAAAGCTACCATATCTATTCGATAGGCTCCTACTTCCCATTGTTGTATTATATTATAACCTCTAGCATAAAGATATTTTGCTACTTCTTCTTCAAATACTGAATCTGAATTTTTCTTTACACTTTCTTCTATCATGAATGCTTTAGGATCTTCACTATATTCTAGTAAACCTCTTCTAATATCTCCTTTTTTTAAATCATTTGCCATATCTAAAGAATGTACTATCCAAAGTTGGTCTTTAGCACGACTAACAGCTACATTATATCTCTTTTTATTGCTATCTTCAATTCCTTCACCTTTCATTGCCAATGGTCCAACACCATCATTGCTATCTACCATACTCAAAAATACAACATCTCTTTCATCACCTTGAAAATGACTTGGGTTTCCACATAAAATACTATGTTTTTCTATATCTATTGCTGCTATTTTTTCAACAATTAATTTTTGAATAAGTTCTACTTGCTCATCACCTAAAAGAGATATAACTCCAAAAGAAGCATTTTCATATTCCTCTAGTTCCAAACAAGCTTTTATTAAACTCACTATTGTTTCAGCTTCTATTTCATTTATCTTCTTTTTCTTGTCATTTCTTTGTCCATTGACCCTATAGTTAATCACTGCTGGTTTTAATTTAGATGCACTTGATTCCCTCAAAGGTTTAATTTTAAAATCATAAGAGGTCTTATTACTATAACCAATTATTTCAGGAACACATCTAAAATGTTCTCTCAACATCAAAGGAACAAATGTTGTTGTTGCTATTGAATAAATTGAAGATCTTAATCCATATAAATCATCATTCGGAATTTTATCTTTGATATATTTTTCCCTAAGTGTATTTGTTTTATCAATTTTTTCTCCTACATCTGATGGACTTACCTGTTTATCATCTCCAACAATAATTACCTTTTTTCCCATATATAATAATATTAAGGAATTGATACCTGATTGGCTTGCCTCATCTATTATAACTATATCAAATTTATTTTCAGCAGGATTTAGAGTTTCTATTACTTTTCCCATTGGCATTATCCATATAGGTACAGCTTTTTGACAAGCAGCTATTTTCTCTTTAGCCTGCTTTCTATACAATGGAGCATTTTTTCCAGTTCCTTTTCCAATTTTTTGAATAGTTTGTCCCCATCCTCTAAGTGCCTGGTTAACTGAAAGATTTTCTTTTTTCTCCACAAAACATAAAACATGATACCATGCTTTTTTCTCTACTAATTCTAATGTTAATCTTCTTAAAGTTTCAACTTTTTTTATAACCTTTTTTTGAAGTTCTTCATAAGGTTCCTTAGCCAACCTCTCTATTTCTTGAGATAATTGTTTCCATTTCCAAACTTCATATATATCTTGTATCTCTCCAGTGACTTCTCCTTCTCTCAAAGATTTTGCCCATTCTTTAGCTACCTTTTCTATTTTTTGTAATATTTCTTCTTTTTTATTATAGCTCTTTTCTTTTTGTAACATTTCCTCTAAAGTTTTAAAACATATAAAATACTTGTCAATATCTTCCTCTTTTATTACGCTTTCAAACTCTTTATCAAAAAAAGATTTTTCCTTAGTTATTTTTTCTATTTTTCTTAAATATTCATCAAATATTTTCTGGATTTCTAATACTTCTAAAGCTTTTTCTCCAATTTCTATTTTTTCTTCTATTATAGGAATAGAATTCAATATCTTTCTTAATTCTTCCATTGGAATATCAATATTTTTAACTTCAAAAATACTTTCTTTCTTTATTCCACATTTTTCTATTTTATTTAAAAAACTACTTTTTTCTTGATTATTCCAGTTTAAAAAATATCTTATCTCTCCCAAATATTCATATGAATACTCTATAAAATTTTCTTCTGAAATATAGCTATTTATACCACCTTTATCCTCTATAAGTAATTTCCAACTTTTCATTAAGTCTTCTTTTTGTAATAACAGCTCTAAATACTCTAATACTAATTCACATTCTTCTATTGTCTCAATTATTTTTTTATCTAGAATTATTTTATTCCCTATATTTTCTTTGGCTTTTTTAAGTGCTGTTTTAAAAATGAATCCTGGATTTTCTATTCCTTTTTTTAATTCTATGACAAGATTCTTTCCAGCTT
Above is a window of Fusobacterium varium DNA encoding:
- a CDS encoding Protein of uncharacterised function (DUF559); the encoded protein is MGSRSLSNRYGSFFENKRVAIECDGERWHSTEEQVKQDIERQDILERCGWDFIRIRGSRYFRNPEDTMKEVLEKLEKKGIYPEKTKSENYEIREEELLNKIKSRSFEIMELWKEQGNIEEIEITKEVNNIEDKEIKIPELVLKIENSKIKNEMESQQKIFLMKKIKMKKIFFLF
- a CDS encoding putative DNA helicase; this encodes MGEKERVIALYRYISEVAKSSKVVKININEEKWSYYLDNLPKHENIILKYRDLENQEAIQEDNIILRIKKPNFIKPLAIERELLEWITGDWKDYKSKIEIKEKRVIETIIINEQGEKEKVSEIEIISEEVKEKIYRELEKRKLWGEKQALIDRIRNIFDNFYIQYLELNKSIETFEMLVGNGIVKILNKNVYYPILLKKVKIKFDAESNVITVLDTDIDGNFPQEFYTTFLNGLEDINLEGTLELEEEVQEKDLHPIDKNNIKNFFRKFIHKLSAKGQFSEDMEMPDQEAIIIEDRPLIFIRKKEDGIVRAIENIIEKIENFGEIPEQLSELVGIVSVSEKERMEGNIQAEEILFTKESNGEQIEIAEKIERNNAVVVQGPPGTGKTHTIANLLGHFLAQGKNVLVTSHTKKALKVLKEKIPKNIQGLCISILDDDNSDMKRSIESISEKMSSFNSEDLKKDIEILKKDRVMIYEEFKKIKEEMLSIKYKESQSIIYNGEGISVKDAGIYLRENENKLNRIPGETSKMVPCPITNEELEFLQKEYKKILEKNEEEEISLGLNDISNFIKPEEFKSLIEKKNASIEKLKKILNGQSYTLKNEVLYIENQEIIDLKKFRECENRKEIISRELKDIREWKIDATIAGIKNNSDRKKWENFIEEIEKLYKYSDEIKLKLFKREIKLDGIDVKAGKNLVIELKKGIENPGFIFKTALKKAKENIGNKIILDKKIIETIEECELVLEYLELLLQKEDLMKSWKLLIEDKGGINSYISEENFIEYSYEYLGEIRYFLNWNNQEKSSFLNKIEKCGIKKESIFEVKNIDIPMEELRKILNSIPIIEEKIEIGEKALEVLEIQKIFDEYLRKIEKITKEKSFFDKEFESVIKEEDIDKYFICFKTLEEMLQKEKSYNKKEEILQKIEKVAKEWAKSLREGEVTGEIQDIYEVWKWKQLSQEIERLAKEPYEELQKKVIKKVETLRRLTLELVEKKAWYHVLCFVEKKENLSVNQALRGWGQTIQKIGKGTGKNAPLYRKQAKEKIAACQKAVPIWIMPMGKVIETLNPAENKFDIVIIDEASQSGINSLILLYMGKKVIIVGDDKQVSPSDVGEKIDKTNTLREKYIKDKIPNDDLYGLRSSIYSIATTTFVPLMLREHFRCVPEIIGYSNKTSYDFKIKPLRESSASKLKPAVINYRVNGQRNDKKKKINEIEAETIVSLIKACLELEEYENASFGVISLLGDEQVELIQKLIVEKIAAIDIEKHSILCGNPSHFQGDERDVVFLSMVDSNDGVGPLAMKGEGIEDSNKKRYNVAVSRAKDQLWIVHSLDMANDLKKGDIRRGLLEYSEDPKAFMIEESVKKNSDSVFEEEVAKYLYARGYNIIQQWEVGAYRIDMVAFLRIKE